A section of the Chryseobacterium ginsenosidimutans genome encodes:
- the porN gene encoding type IX secretion system ring protein PorN/GldN: protein MKKYISSFLVVVSGLMFSQTILNASSPEEFRKMRAENKMKVGDTVIDKKVKPLEYGFVDDKDILKSMFVWEVIDMNDKINQPFYYNNPDGLLSTETKSLYKLLLDGAFNGDIKEVYDDENFVQRLTPEQIKSRLVDVRVDDEAINILNSGRQLTEQEKKELTDVYETTTEKVKVLKIFGMWFIDKRDGQLKYRPLGIAAMGPDPKLIGRTTPDGQPLPGANDLIDLFWVYYPNARDILANNYVYNKKNTSADLSFDDLINARRFSSVIFKSSTGLGDGVIKDYIPRDSEDQIEESDRIKAQILQMENDMWNY from the coding sequence ATGAAAAAATATATTAGCAGTTTTTTAGTAGTAGTTTCGGGTTTAATGTTTTCCCAGACTATCCTGAATGCTTCTTCTCCTGAAGAGTTCAGAAAAATGAGAGCTGAGAACAAAATGAAAGTTGGAGATACTGTTATCGACAAAAAAGTTAAGCCTTTGGAATACGGATTTGTTGATGATAAAGATATCCTTAAAAGCATGTTTGTTTGGGAAGTTATCGATATGAATGACAAGATTAATCAGCCATTCTATTATAACAATCCTGATGGTTTATTATCTACTGAGACCAAATCTCTATACAAATTATTGTTGGATGGAGCGTTCAATGGAGATATCAAAGAAGTTTATGACGATGAAAACTTCGTTCAAAGACTTACTCCTGAACAAATCAAATCAAGATTAGTTGATGTAAGAGTTGATGATGAAGCTATCAATATTTTGAATAGTGGTCGTCAATTAACTGAACAAGAGAAAAAAGAGCTTACTGACGTTTATGAGACTACAACTGAAAAAGTTAAAGTTTTAAAAATCTTCGGTATGTGGTTTATTGATAAAAGAGATGGGCAATTGAAGTACAGACCATTAGGAATTGCTGCAATGGGTCCTGATCCAAAATTGATTGGTAGAACAACTCCGGATGGTCAGCCTTTACCTGGAGCTAATGATTTAATTGATCTTTTCTGGGTGTATTATCCTAATGCGAGAGATATTTTAGCTAATAACTACGTATACAATAAGAAAAATACATCTGCAGATTTATCTTTTGATGATTTGATCAACGCTAGAAGATTTTCTTCTGTAATCTTTAAATCTTCAACAGGTTTAGGAGATGGTGTTATCAAAGATTATATTCCTAGAGATTCTGAAGATCAGATTGAAGAAAGCGACAGAATTAAAGCGCAAATCCTTCAAATGGAAAATGATATGTGGAATTACTAA
- the porM gene encoding type IX secretion system motor protein PorM/GldM gives MAAGKQTPRQKMINLMYLVFIAMMALNIDAEIIRSYYDSTISLKETRFLTERRNEDIFEKTLEAKAQQVPDTYAQPWAQYQVLKQKINDLVSHAQKIKDGLKKESEFVEIDPVTKKLVDVSENFSALNNNEATTKYFFKEGDENTPSKGALELKAKIDEVRNYINTTFGNNPQLKSLVDRANKSLIAEYAKGQSPNDKTWFQNKFYHQPLIAAISNIEIIQNDARNVQSDALALMLQEKVDASIKFTSYEAIVSAPVDVVSGKPAEAVIMLGNYSNSNKISMSGVSRQENGKGYASLNTSGIGERTLSGNITLTDATGKAQNFPFTHTYNVIAGPQEVKLQKGLLLSADKMNVMYRGLDNPVTGSILGADNAKLSLSAPGATVKSTGPGKWDVRPGSGTVLKITLSGTDPYGKSLTQVFEYRIKNVPPPQGQIRGKNILTLPVSSLENQSLQAVIPDFDFPVSFNVTSFMVRVPGRASMQVQGSTLQGAAGMFRSLRPGDPVYIFDIKASAVGLGTMQVPNISPVLINTQ, from the coding sequence ATGGCAGCAGGAAAACAGACACCTCGTCAGAAGATGATCAACCTAATGTATTTGGTGTTCATCGCTATGATGGCCCTAAACATTGATGCAGAAATCATCAGATCATATTATGATTCAACAATTTCATTAAAAGAGACCAGATTCTTAACGGAAAGAAGAAACGAAGATATTTTTGAGAAAACTTTAGAAGCTAAAGCTCAACAGGTACCTGATACGTATGCACAACCATGGGCACAATATCAAGTATTAAAACAAAAAATTAATGATTTGGTTTCTCATGCCCAAAAGATTAAAGATGGCTTGAAAAAAGAATCTGAATTTGTTGAAATAGATCCAGTAACCAAAAAGCTTGTTGATGTTAGTGAAAATTTCTCAGCATTAAACAATAATGAGGCTACAACGAAATATTTCTTCAAGGAAGGTGACGAGAATACACCATCAAAAGGTGCACTGGAGTTAAAAGCAAAAATAGATGAGGTAAGAAATTACATTAACACAACTTTTGGTAATAATCCTCAATTAAAATCATTAGTAGACAGAGCAAACAAATCTTTAATTGCTGAATATGCTAAAGGTCAGTCTCCTAATGATAAAACATGGTTTCAAAATAAGTTTTATCACCAACCATTAATTGCTGCAATTTCTAACATAGAAATTATTCAGAATGATGCAAGAAACGTACAGTCTGATGCGTTAGCTTTAATGCTACAGGAAAAAGTAGATGCTAGTATTAAGTTTACAAGTTATGAAGCTATTGTTTCTGCGCCTGTAGATGTAGTTTCTGGTAAACCGGCTGAAGCTGTAATTATGTTAGGAAACTATTCTAACAGTAATAAAATCAGCATGTCTGGTGTAAGCAGACAAGAAAACGGAAAAGGTTATGCATCTCTTAATACAAGTGGAATTGGAGAACGTACTTTAAGTGGTAATATTACATTAACTGATGCGACTGGTAAAGCTCAAAACTTCCCGTTCACGCATACATATAATGTTATTGCAGGTCCGCAAGAAGTTAAACTTCAAAAAGGTTTATTACTTTCTGCTGATAAGATGAATGTAATGTATAGAGGTCTTGATAACCCTGTTACAGGTTCAATTTTAGGTGCTGATAATGCTAAACTTTCATTATCTGCTCCGGGAGCAACTGTTAAGAGTACAGGACCTGGTAAATGGGACGTAAGACCTGGTTCAGGAACTGTATTAAAGATTACTTTATCTGGAACAGATCCTTATGGTAAATCACTTACACAGGTATTTGAATATAGAATTAAAAATGTACCTCCACCACAAGGACAGATCAGAGGTAAAAATATATTAACATTACCAGTAAGTTCGTTAGAGAATCAGTCTCTTCAGGCTGTTATTCCTGACTTTGACTTCCCAGTATCATTCAACGTAACTTCGTTCATGGTAAGGGTTCCTGGTAGAGCTTCAATGCAGGTTCAGGGAAGTACTTTACAAGGTGCAGCTGGTATGTTTAGAAGTCTAAGACCTGGTGATCCTGTATATATCTTTGATATCAAAGCATCTGCTGTCGGGTTAGGAACGATGCAGGTTCCAAATATTTCACCTGTATTAATTAATACTCAATAA
- the porL gene encoding type IX secretion system motor protein PorL/GldL: MFKTKDAWMNFFYSFGAAIVILGAWLKITHITLGPINGNIALTVGLITEAIIFIIFAFDPPKSEESYAWENVYPELLDKHANPNPLHSNVSKSNAAAQFAELENSLSTKLDKMLQDAKLDVQLFERLRTGIDKFSSSVDQINQTVDVSASTHKYNEQLNKAAQHMESMNALYNMQLENGKKQSEYANKYVADMQKSAEHSEKFNQELQGLTSNLNNLNRVYGGMLTAMKS, encoded by the coding sequence ATGTTTAAGACTAAAGATGCTTGGATGAATTTCTTCTATTCATTCGGTGCTGCAATTGTAATTCTTGGAGCTTGGCTTAAAATTACTCACATTACTTTGGGACCTATTAATGGTAATATAGCTCTTACAGTAGGACTTATCACGGAAGCTATCATCTTCATCATTTTCGCTTTCGACCCTCCAAAATCTGAAGAGTCTTACGCTTGGGAAAATGTTTATCCTGAATTATTAGATAAACATGCAAACCCAAACCCTTTACATTCAAATGTATCTAAAAGCAATGCTGCTGCTCAATTTGCAGAATTAGAAAATTCTCTTTCTACTAAACTTGACAAAATGCTTCAGGATGCTAAACTTGATGTTCAGTTATTCGAAAGATTAAGAACAGGTATCGATAAATTTTCTAGTTCAGTTGATCAAATCAACCAAACTGTTGACGTATCAGCATCTACTCATAAATATAACGAGCAATTAAACAAAGCTGCTCAACATATGGAAAGCATGAATGCATTATACAACATGCAGTTGGAAAATGGTAAAAAGCAATCCGAATATGCTAATAAATATGTAGCAGATATGCAAAAATCTGCTGAACATTCAGAAAAATTCAACCAGGAGTTACAGGGTTTAACTTCAAACTTAAACAATTTAAACAGAGTTTACGGAGGTATGTTGACTGCTATGAAGTCTTAA
- the porK gene encoding type IX secretion system lipoprotein PorK/GldK — MKRIFLLLLSASVASVSCSGGGTSSVGKPGTKGELIPREKTKSFVAERPFGMVAIPGGSFVAGLTDQDFTNSPEKAQAKTVTVSSFFIDEAETTNAEYRVFINYVRDSIARTLLAEAAGEGGEGKGKGTGIGDYAYLAQKEENLTPYQEYLEGQGGGDEASFDPTKKIDWKVPLHWNTTKYPDVEYAEVLESMYLPASSRIGNERILDVSKLKYTYRWGDMDAALAEKERGVNYLRSESIAIYPDTTVWVKDFHFAYNEPLFEQYFWHKAYKDYPVVGVTWDQARAYCNFRSKLKSDYNESLKRRKQRPLQFRLPTEIEWEYAARGGMQNATYPWGGPYLMDDRGCYLANFKPKRGNYMEDDKKGTYTYTAPVKKFKKNGFGLFDMAGNVSEWTLSAYNNSSYGFSSTLNPSTKDKADTKKSVRGGSWKDVGYMLMTGARDWERKDSARSYIGFRTVQDIPEAAVKPRKVNR; from the coding sequence ATGAAAAGGATATTTCTTTTATTATTGTCTGCGTCAGTAGCGTCGGTATCTTGTTCAGGTGGTGGTACTTCTTCTGTGGGGAAACCAGGAACAAAAGGAGAGTTGATACCAAGAGAAAAAACAAAATCATTTGTTGCGGAAAGACCATTCGGAATGGTTGCAATTCCTGGAGGTTCATTTGTGGCTGGTCTTACAGATCAGGATTTCACAAACAGCCCTGAGAAAGCACAAGCAAAAACTGTTACTGTTTCTTCTTTCTTCATTGATGAAGCTGAAACTACTAATGCAGAATACAGGGTGTTTATTAATTACGTAAGAGATTCTATTGCTAGAACTTTACTTGCTGAAGCTGCCGGAGAAGGAGGTGAAGGTAAAGGTAAAGGTACAGGAATAGGAGATTATGCATACCTTGCTCAAAAAGAAGAAAATTTAACACCATATCAGGAATATTTAGAAGGACAAGGCGGTGGAGATGAAGCAAGCTTCGATCCAACTAAAAAAATTGACTGGAAAGTTCCATTGCATTGGAATACTACTAAATATCCTGACGTAGAATATGCAGAGGTTTTAGAATCAATGTATTTACCTGCTTCTTCTAGAATTGGTAATGAAAGAATCCTGGATGTTAGTAAACTTAAATATACATACAGATGGGGAGATATGGATGCTGCTTTAGCTGAAAAAGAAAGAGGTGTAAATTATCTTAGAAGCGAAAGTATTGCAATTTATCCTGATACAACTGTTTGGGTAAAAGATTTCCACTTTGCTTACAACGAGCCATTGTTTGAACAATATTTCTGGCATAAAGCATACAAAGATTATCCTGTTGTTGGGGTAACTTGGGATCAGGCGAGAGCTTACTGTAACTTTAGATCTAAATTGAAATCTGATTATAACGAAAGTTTAAAAAGAAGAAAACAAAGACCGTTACAATTCAGACTTCCTACAGAAATTGAATGGGAATATGCTGCAAGAGGTGGAATGCAAAATGCTACTTACCCTTGGGGAGGTCCATATTTGATGGATGACAGAGGATGCTACTTGGCAAACTTCAAACCTAAGAGAGGTAACTATATGGAAGATGACAAAAAAGGTACTTATACATATACTGCTCCAGTAAAGAAATTTAAGAAAAATGGATTTGGGTTGTTTGATATGGCTGGAAACGTTTCTGAATGGACATTGTCTGCGTACAACAATTCTTCATATGGTTTCTCTTCTACTTTAAATCCTTCAACTAAAGACAAAGCTGATACTAAGAAATCTGTAAGAGGTGGTTCTTGGAAAGATGTAGGCTATATGCTTATGACTGGTGCAAGAGATTGGGAAAGAAAAGATTCAGCTAGAAGCTATATCGGATTTAGAACCGTACAGGACATTCCTGAAGCTGCTGTTAAGCCAAGAAAAGTTAACAGATAA
- the glmS gene encoding glutamine--fructose-6-phosphate transaminase (isomerizing) — protein MCGIVGYTGFQDAYDIVINGLRRLEYRGYDSAGIVLENANNKLEVQKTKGKVDDLVSISEKLKGTAKIGMGHTRWATHGVPSDRNSHPHLSNDNKIAIIHNGIIENYDTIKKMLSEKGFTFKSETDTEVLVNLIQYFMDLNVEMDFPTAVRYALNEVYGAYAITVMHEDHPGVLVVARLGSPLAIGIGDKEYFIASDASPFVEFTKEAIYLEEGHMATISLENGVDIRTINDNSKIEPEIQELKLSLEQIEKGGYEHFMLKEIFEQPKSIHDTMRGRLIVEEGVIKMAGIWDHIERFKNANRIIIIACGTSWHAGLIGEYLIEEYARIPVEVEYASEFRYRNPIITDKDVVIAISQSGETADTMAALKLAKERGAFIYGICNVVDSSIARITDAGSYTHAGPEIGVASTKAFTAQLTILSLIALKLGKHNGNLGNAEFMSLIAELDAIPKKIEEVLSSTHELVQNIAKDFITTTNFLYLGRGYNYPAALEGALKLKEISYIHAEGYPAAEMKHGPIALIDENMPIVIIAPRKGHYDKIVSNVQEIKARKGKIIAVVNKGDTQVSEMSDYVIEIPQTSECFSPIVASVPLQLLAYYIAVYRGANVDQPRNLAKSVTVE, from the coding sequence ATGTGCGGAATTGTTGGATATACAGGTTTTCAAGATGCATACGACATAGTCATTAATGGTCTTAGAAGACTTGAATACAGAGGGTATGACAGTGCAGGAATTGTTTTAGAAAATGCTAACAATAAATTGGAAGTCCAAAAAACGAAAGGTAAAGTAGACGACCTTGTTAGTATCTCTGAAAAATTAAAAGGAACTGCTAAAATTGGTATGGGGCACACACGTTGGGCAACTCACGGTGTTCCAAGCGATAGAAATTCGCACCCCCATTTATCTAATGATAATAAGATCGCTATTATTCATAATGGAATCATAGAAAACTATGATACTATTAAAAAAATGCTTTCTGAAAAAGGGTTTACTTTTAAATCAGAGACAGATACTGAAGTATTGGTAAATCTTATCCAGTATTTTATGGATCTTAATGTGGAAATGGATTTTCCAACGGCTGTAAGATATGCTCTTAATGAAGTTTACGGTGCTTACGCTATTACTGTAATGCATGAAGATCATCCTGGAGTATTGGTAGTGGCAAGATTGGGCTCTCCTTTGGCAATTGGTATTGGAGATAAAGAATATTTTATTGCTTCTGATGCTTCTCCTTTTGTGGAATTTACAAAAGAAGCGATCTATTTGGAAGAAGGTCATATGGCTACTATTTCATTGGAAAATGGAGTAGATATAAGAACTATTAATGATAACTCAAAAATTGAACCTGAAATTCAGGAACTTAAATTAAGTTTGGAGCAGATTGAAAAAGGTGGCTACGAACATTTTATGCTTAAGGAAATTTTTGAACAGCCAAAATCTATTCATGATACAATGAGAGGAAGACTTATTGTTGAAGAAGGTGTTATCAAGATGGCTGGGATTTGGGATCATATTGAAAGATTCAAAAATGCCAACAGAATTATCATTATTGCTTGTGGAACTTCTTGGCATGCAGGTTTAATTGGTGAATATCTTATTGAGGAATACGCAAGGATTCCTGTTGAAGTAGAGTATGCTTCAGAATTCAGATATAGAAATCCGATTATTACAGATAAAGATGTGGTAATTGCCATTTCTCAATCTGGAGAAACAGCCGATACAATGGCCGCTCTGAAATTAGCGAAAGAAAGAGGTGCATTTATATATGGTATATGTAATGTTGTAGATTCTTCTATTGCAAGAATTACAGATGCGGGTTCATATACTCACGCAGGTCCCGAAATTGGGGTGGCTTCTACCAAAGCTTTCACTGCTCAGCTTACAATTCTTTCTTTAATTGCCCTTAAATTAGGTAAACATAATGGTAATTTAGGAAATGCAGAATTTATGAGCTTAATTGCTGAATTGGATGCTATTCCTAAAAAAATTGAAGAAGTTCTAAGTTCTACGCACGAATTGGTACAAAATATAGCGAAAGATTTTATAACTACTACAAACTTCCTATATTTAGGAAGAGGTTATAATTATCCTGCTGCACTTGAAGGTGCCCTAAAATTGAAGGAAATCTCTTATATTCATGCTGAAGGATATCCTGCTGCTGAAATGAAGCACGGACCTATTGCATTAATCGATGAAAATATGCCTATTGTTATCATTGCTCCAAGAAAAGGGCACTATGATAAAATTGTAAGCAACGTTCAGGAAATTAAAGCAAGAAAAGGGAAAATTATTGCTGTTGTAAATAAAGGAGATACACAAGTAAGTGAGATGTCAGATTATGTTATCGAGATCCCTCAGACTTCAGAATGTTTCTCGCCGATTGTGGCATCAGTACCTTTACAGCTATTGGCTTACTATATTGCTGTATACAGAGGTGCGAATGTGGATCAGCCGAGAAACTTGGCGAAATCTGTAACTGTGGAATAA
- a CDS encoding DUF4270 family protein, whose protein sequence is MIHTIKKTITVLSLVVFGSALLYNCEPDADTLGEQLFLDGAAQGNEKSFDVTAFNINNNDSIRSDASKLTYGVLGAFDEEQFGMQKASYLTQLRLSTYDPDFGTNAVVDSVVLVMKPTYASDSVKTNTVDDNYTYTTAADGAVNAKKVVNTYPVLKFGKAKRTFHITVNEVNDFLKGPSDSVKSNQVFAPGAVLGTKEFKGDISSVAITKDDGGAALFTSSIPGIRINLDKTFFQNKIIAKKDQPELQDASNFIRYFKGIKISVDESDGYLFQFSPNDMELIMYYKYDKTDVTPATRPQTTYTFALGSANTHIGNYVYSRPSAYTNAMATSSSTTGDKKLFTQGMGGASIGIKIPAEQIEKLKKLYNDKKAAIISAKIRIYTDPSWKNGYAKPTAFTFLQRYNDVTDANNPKLRTGFTADVLNLAGSNGYTIYKSYDLDKDPAHYDFVVTQSIKKLVEPLAANSVYDDKKELLYFRIDMGSFQTNADGTGLAGYKFTSTPYNTSRAVFVGSDPNSEKKIQLLVTYGTK, encoded by the coding sequence ATGATTCATACTATTAAAAAAACGATCACCGTTTTATCTCTGGTGGTTTTTGGAAGTGCATTACTTTATAACTGTGAACCGGATGCAGACACTTTGGGAGAGCAGTTATTTTTAGACGGAGCAGCACAGGGAAATGAAAAATCTTTTGACGTCACTGCTTTTAATATTAATAATAACGATAGTATTCGAAGTGATGCAAGTAAATTAACTTATGGTGTACTTGGTGCTTTTGATGAAGAGCAGTTTGGTATGCAAAAGGCATCTTATCTTACACAGTTGAGATTATCAACCTATGATCCTGATTTTGGCACCAATGCTGTTGTTGATTCTGTTGTTTTGGTAATGAAGCCAACTTATGCTTCTGATTCTGTTAAAACCAATACTGTAGACGATAATTATACTTATACAACGGCTGCTGATGGAGCTGTGAATGCTAAAAAAGTAGTAAATACTTATCCTGTTTTAAAATTTGGTAAGGCTAAAAGAACATTTCATATAACAGTTAATGAAGTTAATGATTTCTTAAAAGGACCTTCGGACAGTGTTAAGTCTAATCAGGTATTTGCTCCTGGAGCTGTTTTAGGAACAAAAGAATTTAAAGGTGATATCAGTTCTGTAGCAATTACAAAAGATGATGGCGGGGCTGCATTGTTCACGTCATCAATTCCAGGAATTAGAATTAACTTAGATAAAACCTTTTTCCAAAATAAAATTATAGCTAAGAAAGATCAGCCTGAGCTTCAGGATGCATCCAACTTTATAAGGTATTTTAAAGGTATTAAAATATCTGTTGATGAATCTGATGGATATCTATTTCAATTCTCTCCAAACGATATGGAGTTGATCATGTATTATAAATATGATAAGACAGATGTTACACCAGCAACAAGGCCTCAAACAACTTATACATTTGCATTAGGTTCTGCAAATACACATATTGGAAACTATGTTTATAGCAGACCTAGTGCGTACACAAATGCAATGGCAACAAGTAGTTCTACAACAGGAGATAAGAAATTATTTACACAAGGAATGGGAGGAGCCTCAATAGGGATTAAAATTCCTGCGGAGCAGATAGAGAAGCTTAAGAAATTGTATAATGATAAGAAGGCTGCAATTATTAGTGCTAAAATCAGAATCTACACAGATCCTTCTTGGAAGAATGGATATGCTAAACCTACGGCATTTACTTTCTTACAACGATATAATGATGTTACTGATGCTAATAATCCGAAGCTAAGGACTGGATTTACAGCTGATGTTTTGAATTTAGCCGGATCAAATGGTTATACTATTTATAAATCTTATGATTTAGACAAAGATCCCGCCCATTACGATTTTGTTGTTACACAATCTATAAAAAAACTTGTAGAACCGTTGGCTGCAAATTCTGTTTATGATGATAAAAAAGAGTTATTATATTTCAGAATTGATATGGGTTCTTTCCAAACTAATGCTGACGGAACAGGATTAGCAGGATATAAATTTACATCTACTCCTTATAATACTAGTAGAGCTGTATTTGTCGGAAGTGATCCAAACAGCGAGAAGAAGATTCAGCTATTAGTAACCTACGGAACAAAATAA
- a CDS encoding glycogen/starch synthase yields MPNQKILYITTEMYPYQEDTNMAAVVNKMALKMHNEGNDVRVFMPRFGQISERKFQLHEVIRLSGMNIIINDLDQPLIIKVASLPGERLQVYFIDNDEYFKRKQYYFDDEGQPFDDNDERAIFFARGVIETIKKLNWVPDVIHLNGWMASFVPIYLKTYYESDTYFKDAKIVLSLYNEKDAALAKNIDEKLKFDNISGLKALDNPTVKTFVIESMGYVDMVVKGDEFLDEDLDKAFNQTSTEKSEYLDVDSINKLY; encoded by the coding sequence ATGCCGAATCAAAAAATACTGTACATTACTACAGAGATGTATCCATATCAGGAAGATACCAATATGGCTGCAGTGGTAAACAAAATGGCACTTAAGATGCACAATGAAGGCAATGATGTAAGAGTTTTTATGCCAAGATTTGGACAAATTAGTGAAAGAAAATTCCAGCTTCATGAGGTGATCCGCCTTTCGGGAATGAATATTATTATTAATGATCTAGATCAACCTCTTATTATTAAAGTAGCGTCTCTTCCGGGGGAAAGACTTCAGGTTTACTTTATTGATAATGACGAATACTTCAAAAGAAAACAATATTATTTTGATGATGAAGGGCAACCTTTCGATGATAACGACGAAAGAGCGATCTTCTTTGCAAGAGGTGTAATTGAAACAATCAAGAAACTGAACTGGGTTCCTGATGTAATTCATCTGAATGGTTGGATGGCTTCTTTTGTTCCAATTTACTTGAAAACTTATTACGAGTCTGATACTTATTTTAAAGACGCTAAAATTGTTCTTTCTTTATATAATGAGAAGGATGCTGCTTTAGCAAAAAATATTGACGAAAAGCTTAAGTTTGATAATATTTCAGGATTAAAAGCGTTAGATAATCCAACTGTTAAAACTTTTGTAATTGAAAGCATGGGCTATGTAGATATGGTGGTAAAAGGAGATGAGTTCTTAGATGAAGATCTTGATAAAGCTTTCAATCAAACTTCTACTGAGAAGTCAGAATATCTTGACGTGGATTCTATAAATAAACTTTATTAA
- the panC gene encoding pantoate--beta-alanine ligase translates to MEVLKSKKVLQDFIERQKEMGKKIGFAPTMGALHNGHLSLYKKAREENDLVVSSIFVNPTQFNNSEDLEKYPRDINRDILILENSGLVDAVYIPEVTDIYPEKTESQRYDFNGLENEMEGKSRPGHFDGVGTVVEELFDQVKPDNAYFGEKDFQQLAIIKKMVENKKIPVKIQGVSIYRAENGLALSSRNQRLLENRREDSKVIYETLKKVNEWFRVITISEIKDRVQDIFDHQRGMQLEYFLIADEDTLKETDFFYKDRNFRAFIVVVVDGVRLIDNMHLD, encoded by the coding sequence ATGGAAGTTTTAAAAAGCAAGAAGGTTCTTCAGGATTTCATTGAAAGACAGAAAGAAATGGGTAAAAAAATAGGTTTTGCACCAACAATGGGTGCTCTTCATAATGGGCATTTATCCTTATATAAGAAAGCAAGAGAAGAAAATGACTTAGTAGTATCATCAATATTTGTAAATCCCACCCAATTTAATAATTCTGAAGATCTTGAAAAATATCCGAGAGATATAAACCGTGATATTTTAATCCTTGAAAATTCAGGATTAGTAGATGCCGTGTACATTCCAGAAGTTACAGATATTTATCCTGAGAAAACTGAAAGCCAAAGATATGACTTTAACGGTTTGGAAAATGAAATGGAAGGAAAATCAAGACCTGGACATTTCGACGGAGTAGGAACTGTTGTTGAGGAGCTTTTTGATCAGGTAAAGCCAGATAATGCTTATTTTGGTGAAAAAGATTTTCAACAACTAGCCATTATAAAAAAAATGGTTGAAAATAAAAAAATTCCGGTTAAAATACAGGGAGTTTCCATTTACAGAGCCGAAAACGGATTAGCATTGAGCTCAAGAAACCAAAGATTACTAGAAAACCGAAGAGAAGATTCAAAAGTTATATACGAAACTTTAAAGAAAGTAAACGAATGGTTCAGAGTGATAACAATATCCGAAATCAAAGACAGAGTACAGGATATTTTTGATCACCAAAGAGGGATGCAATTGGAATACTTTTTGATTGCAGATGAAGATACCCTAAAAGAAACTGATTTTTTCTATAAAGACAGAAATTTCAGAGCATTCATTGTAGTAGTGGTAGATGGAGTGAGGTTAATTGACAATATGCATTTGGATTAA
- a CDS encoding shikimate kinase: MIISLVGYMGSGKSHISKILSEKINFKLIDLDKEISKRKKLTIPEIFEKKGEIYFRKLERETLEELLATQENLVLSLGGGTPVYYNNMEIINHNSKSIFLRASIATLSERIAKQKEKRPLIANISDENLPEFIAKHLFERNEFYSKAQFIVSTDSKEPENIVNEIIEKLYL; this comes from the coding sequence ATGATAATTTCACTAGTCGGATACATGGGAAGTGGCAAATCTCACATTTCCAAAATATTAAGCGAGAAAATTAATTTTAAACTAATTGACCTAGATAAAGAGATTTCCAAGAGAAAAAAATTAACAATCCCGGAAATCTTCGAGAAAAAGGGGGAAATCTATTTTAGAAAGCTGGAAAGAGAAACTTTGGAGGAACTTCTGGCTACACAGGAAAATTTGGTTTTAAGCCTTGGCGGAGGAACTCCGGTCTATTACAATAATATGGAAATAATCAACCATAACTCAAAAAGTATTTTTTTGAGAGCTTCAATTGCCACTTTGTCTGAAAGAATTGCAAAACAAAAAGAAAAAAGACCTTTAATTGCTAATATTTCTGATGAGAATCTTCCCGAATTTATTGCAAAACATTTATTTGAAAGAAATGAATTTTACAGCAAAGCCCAATTTATTGTAAGTACCGATTCGAAAGAACCTGAAAACATTGTCAATGAAATAATAGAAAAGCTCTATCTCTAG
- a CDS encoding RNA-binding S4 domain-containing protein, with product MRIDKFLWSIRFYKTRTIATDEIKKNRVVIGQSVVKSSKEVKVGDVIKIRKNQIDYKIKVIQIPKSRMGAKLVPLHIKDVTDKEQYEMLKLRKASQDYYRIKGEGRPTKKDRREMDDYVENENDVTSDFTDWDDFFGETGDDPQNED from the coding sequence ATGAGAATAGATAAATTTTTATGGAGTATTCGTTTTTATAAGACCAGAACTATTGCAACCGATGAGATTAAAAAGAATAGAGTTGTCATCGGTCAATCGGTCGTGAAGTCTTCTAAAGAGGTAAAAGTAGGAGATGTGATCAAGATCCGTAAAAATCAAATTGACTATAAAATTAAAGTAATTCAGATCCCCAAAAGTAGAATGGGAGCCAAGCTTGTTCCGCTACACATAAAAGATGTGACAGATAAAGAACAATACGAAATGCTTAAATTGCGAAAAGCATCTCAGGATTATTACAGAATCAAGGGAGAGGGTAGACCCACTAAAAAAGACAGAAGGGAAATGGATGATTATGTAGAAAATGAAAATGATGTGACATCGGATTTTACAGACTGGGACGATTTTTTTGGTGAAACAGGTGACGATCCTCAAAATGAAGATTAA